In the genome of Pseudanabaena mucicola str. Chao 1806, the window TCCAGATTGCCATTCTTTCTAAACTTATATTCTTCAGGCTTACCGTATTTGATTGGCAAGTCAGCAACAATATTTTTATCCCGTTCCAACGCCCCATAATTATCCGTGCAATCTAATACCCGCCGAGTGGAACCCGCCACTACCATCACATAGTCGGCACGAAACTTTGCCCAAGTTCCATTTCCATAAGCTTGTTCAACCGCTTGAGTAAACTCTGAATCCGTAACGCCATCGCGCTTACATTCAACCACCGCATAGGGACGTTTGCGCTCATCATCCCGAAATACAACTAAATCCGCCCGATCTGAAGGAGTGCGATCGGGGACAACTATCTCAATCCCAATTCTTATAGGCTCATATTGATAACGATAAACGAGTTCTGCCCAAAACTCAGCCCTAACTTGCTCTTCTGGATCGGCGTAACGCTCACTATGGTCAACAGCTTTGTAAAGTATTTTCTGTTGCTTACCATCACCTACAATCTCAGCGTGTCCATCTTTTAGGGCTTTTTCAAGATAGGTCATTTTCGTTACTCCACAGTCAGCATTATTATTTTGAGTTATTATCTTAACCCTCAAACATTCACAAAAAAAGGCTTTTGAAACAATAAGTGAATCGGAAAGCTTAAAATTAGCCTTATTGCTGCAATTTGATGTTCAATACTTGAATTACGAGGTCTAGCAATCACTCAAAATATTGACGCTCAAAGGTTTAGGTGATCGCTACTAAACCATGATTTATGAAATAAGCGATCGCTATTTAATCCATTTTGAAGCGATCGCTTTTTTGCCATAATTGAAGTGGGCGAGTCCCATATTGTGATCTGCCCCAAAATCCACCAAAATTCAGGTGAAATACGATGACAGCCCAATTAGTTACACCTAATACTCACCTCAATCTACATAAATTTACAACTAAGCAATATCAGCTTATGTACGAATCGGGCGTGTTTGCTGAAAGTGATCGCTATGAATTAATCAATGGAGAAATTAGAGAAATGTCGCCGATTGGGATCAAACACGCAGTTTGTGTAACTCGTTTGACTAAAATTTTTGAACAAAAATTAGGCGATCGGACAATTATCTGGGCGCAAAATCCGATTCTCCTTAGTGATTATTCTCAGCCTCAGCCAGATGTTGCCATTCTTAAATGGCGTGATGATTTTTATGCTAGTGCTTTGCCAACACCAGAGGATATTTTTTTGATTATCGAAGTTGCCGATAGTACGATCGCCTATGACCGTGATGTAAAAAGGCTACTTTATGCTGCCAACGGGATTCCTGAAATGTGGCTTTTTGACCTAAATCAGCAAATTATCGAAGGATATTTGCAGCCATCTGCTTCAGGTTATAAGCGATCGCAGCGCTATGAACAGGGTGATACTCTATCTTTGCTTGCATTTCCTGATGTGATTTTTAATTGGGAAGCCCTGATATAAAAATTTGATCAGCTTGGTGGATACAATTTCGATCACTCAAGGTATGGATGCACCCTGACTAAGCACTGATTCTTTCTTCCATCGTGGCTCATTGGGCAGATTGGCACGATTTACCACCAATACGTCTGGGAAGTATCCACAATCTTTGCCTTCAGGTCTTATGATTACTTGATTAGGAATACCGTATGGTAGTCCCAATCGTTTGATTTCAAAGGGGATTTCTACACCCAAAAAGCTTTTAAGTTCTT includes:
- a CDS encoding Uma2 family endonuclease; translated protein: MTAQLVTPNTHLNLHKFTTKQYQLMYESGVFAESDRYELINGEIREMSPIGIKHAVCVTRLTKIFEQKLGDRTIIWAQNPILLSDYSQPQPDVAILKWRDDFYASALPTPEDIFLIIEVADSTIAYDRDVKRLLYAANGIPEMWLFDLNQQIIEGYLQPSASGYKRSQRYEQGDTLSLLAFPDVIFNWEALI